One genomic window of Salvelinus alpinus chromosome 9, SLU_Salpinus.1, whole genome shotgun sequence includes the following:
- the LOC139530142 gene encoding sperm-specific sodium:proton exchanger-like, producing the protein MRKAYIFNHWNQFDLFIIVLACVDIFLDHYLETTSYVVNIHMLKIVKVSKMIRLTRALRLVKIIIPKLIEIINRQIHKQLSFGYDIGKGYVIGEEHISKIIDHISDDKSISKKLKRILERNCQQAVREIGLLQRDHPEIAISVKTRQAIRAVLNSERDAIHTLLSGGLLDDIEASKLEKMIEIKMKKLIKFPPTIPAATAEELLQNLPWLNKDSTQIQFIKTVAKLLFFDFGDTIIQENDDPQGIHLIVSGLVKMTGGSPNFGGKRPKEKTRLTDYRSCGAIIGELNCLTQQSMEMTVTCETATQTCFIAIESLFEAFDVFPEFPSLEYMIWRSLAVKISTSTFMEHIIYQGWSYHRICSHLARAYLVDVEVNRKFDVYDGTMEDVVVIYGSCDDLASQCSYNAPALISRTTHQVLGTANTTKLLIVPSEHSEMKRTVSELPRQDSVPCLRHAAHRRASRDDRSGLLRTVSVTSEKGSPKRSCSALDKAT; encoded by the exons ATGAGGAAGGCCTATATCTTCAATCACTGGAACCAGTTTGACCTCTTCATTATCGTCTTGGCTTGTGTTGACATATTCCTGGACCATTATTTAGAAACCACATCATATGTTGTCAATATTCACATGCTAAAAATTGTGAAGGTGTCTAAAATGATCCGCCTTACCAGGGCACTTCGTTTGGTGAAG ATCATCATTCCCAAGCTCATAGAAATCATAAACCGTCAGATCCATAAGCAGCTCAGTTTTGGGTATGACATCGGGAAAGGCTATGTCATCGGAGAGGAGCACATAAGCAAGATCATTGACCATATCTCTGATGACAAAAGCATATCTAAG AAATTGAAAAGAATACTGGAGAGAAACTGCCAGCAAGCTGTCAGGGAGATTG GCTTGCTGCAGAGAGACCATCCTGAGATTGCCATCTCGGTGAAGACCAGACAGGCCATACGAGCCGTGCTGAACAGTGAGAGAGACGCCATTCATACACTCTTGTCCGGGGGGCTCTTAGATGACATAGAAGCATCAAAGCTGGAGAAG ATGATTGAAATAAAAATGAAGAAATTGATCAAATTTCCGCCAACAATCCCAGCAGCAACAGCAGAGGAGCTTCTGCAGAATTTGCCTTGGCTGAATAAAGACAGCACCCAGATTCAGTTCATCAAG ACAGTGGCCAAGCTTCTTTTCTTTGACTTTGGAGACACCATCATACAAGAAAATGATGACCCTCAAGGAATACACTTGATTGTCTCTGGCCTGGTTAAG ATGACTGGAGGAAGCCCAAACTTTGGAGGCAAGAGGCCCAAGGAGAAGACCAGACTGACAGACTACAGGAGCTGCGGGGCCATCATAGGAGAACTCAACTGTCTCACCCAGCAGTCTATGGAGATGACGGTCACCTGTGAGACAGCCACTCAG ACCTGCTTCATTGCTATTGAATCCCTGTTTGAGGCGTTTGATGTTTTCCCCGAGTTCCCGTCTCTGGAGTATATGATCTGGCGCTCCCTGGCAGTGAAAATCAGCACCAGCACCTTCATGGAGCACATTATCTATCAG GGCTGGAGTTACCACAGGATTTGTTCTCATCTGGCCCGGGCCTATCTGGTAGACGTGGAGGTGAACAGGAAGTTTGACGTGTACGACGGCACCATGGAGGACGTGGTGGTGATCTATGGGAGTTGTGATGACCTTGCGTCCCAGTGCTCCTACAACGCCCCAGCTCTCATCAGCAGGACTACTCACCAG GTACTGGGCACAGCAAACACCACCAAACTGTTGATCGTGCCAAGTGAGCATTCTGAAATGAAGCGGACCGTCTCAGAGCTTCCAAGACAGGACAGTGTTCCCTGTCTGAGACATGCAGCTCATAGGAGAG CATCTAGAGATGATCGATCAGGGCTGCTGAGAACAGTAAGC GTGACGTCTGAGAAGGGTTCTCCAAAGAGAAGTTGTTCAGCACTTGACAAGGCCACGTGA